A section of the Styela clava chromosome 9, kaStyClav1.hap1.2, whole genome shotgun sequence genome encodes:
- the LOC120338888 gene encoding ester hydrolase C11orf54 homolog, giving the protein MEKGDVNRDVSVEKADLHVPPLPELADVIEKSLSENYKEYSCEVVDCPDLSEEPFRLAAPGICGNTKLVEIGGVPYLVPLNQYKEKVYDFEALKNAADLSGAFILGAGAGSKHVIGVNCEMMPNLVTSGGSLPARNLTRIAKVDQTNQEAILEHYGEKYNCTEFCLLCNTFCSAGQRGKVIKITAKCRTGKDNLVSCMRKGMDSHYDKERPVGMGGTFLTKKGKLKIHVMPDFSKTPLKSDADIENWLNFYHVRSPFVCLSTFISCDPGLDLRIEHTHGYSVENDEGGHYHTDVTPEEVEYEGYFCPAEKVYRVDKPETTHMIGRD; this is encoded by the exons ATGGAGAAGGGTGACGTTAATCGAGATGTTTCTGTGGAAAAAGCAGATTTGCACGTGCCTCCTCTTCCAGAGCTAGCCGATGTCATTGAAAAGAGTTTGTCAGAAAACTACAAAGagtattcatgtgaagttgtcGACTGTCCAGATTTGTCAGAGGAGCCCTTTAGACTTGCGGCGCCTGGAATATGCGGTAATACGAAGCTGGTTGAGATTGGCGGTGTTCCGTACTTGGTTCCATTGAATCAATACAAGGAAAAGGTTTATGACTTTGAG GCTTTAAAAAATGCGGCCGATCTATCCGGGGCATTTATTCTCGGCGCGGGTGCTGGATCCAAGCATGTGATTGGCGTAAACTGTGAAATGATGCCGAATTTAGTAACATCGG GTGGTTCACTTCCTGCTCGCAATCTAACTCGAATTGCAAAAGTGGATCAAACAAACCAAGAAGCTATCTTAGAACATTATGGTGAAAAATACAACTGTACTGAATTCTGTCTTTTATGCAATACCTTCTGCTCTGCTGGGCAACGGGGAAAAGTTATCAAAATCACCGCTAAATGTCGTACAG GAAAGGATAACTTGGTATCATGTATGAGAAAGGGCATGGATAGCCACTATGATAAAGAGAGGCCAGTGGGTATGGGAGGAACATTTCTGACCAAAAAGGGAAAACTGAAGATTCATGTGATGCCAGACTTTAGCAAAACTCCTTTAAAGAGTGATGCAGATATTGAGAATTGGCTGAATTTCTACCATGTCAG GTCTCCTTTTGTATGTTTGTCAACTTTTATATCTTGCGATCCTGGACTTGACTTAAGGATAGAACACACACATGGATACAGTGTGGAAAATGACGAAGGGGGACATTACCATACAGATGTAACACCTGAGGAAGTCGAATATGAAGGTTACTTCTGTCCAGCAGAAAAGGTTTACAGAGTTGACAAACCTGAGACGACCCATATGATTGGAAGAGATTGA
- the LOC120338886 gene encoding serine/threonine-protein phosphatase 2A regulatory subunit B'' subunit delta-like: MEEVGSRRQHPLTKLGTSSKMKPLINLKVDELFMKWISLPEQSDLFAKLEQIKENRNEGENLSTNFQVQKTAKNKKAKEVANLTIPAIIKDDSKPMLSPRRFAKNAKSRTSLEKYEPSNHISTNSITVDARKSIFVTNNNKSTKPIIPQFYFPYGKPNTIATDKTFTRMISKAFLELNTKRLKLSQMGTVCKACGCPLYWKSILFNKALKPGNTYVTESGVIEMWKSVVSLYHDEASRFVSLLAKKDNKYLEFDDLMPLLRDVVDTHPGLMFLKEAPEFHTRYMNTVIARIFYTVNRSWSGRISVNELRKSNFLSVLANLESEQDINVVTDYFSYEHFYVIYCKFWELDKDHDLVIDKNDLARHSDGVLSGRLIDRILSGAVTRWSDSATRTQCMSYVDFVWFLISEEDKTTNISIEYWFRCMDLDGDGFISLYEMEYFYEEQIRKLELLDIEPLPFDDCACQILDMIHPAKPECISLVDLKKSQMAGIFFDTFLNIEKYLEHEQKDPFANSLLDENDEAFELPKQSDWEKYAAEEYEVLVAEEQANEAKTTFSADNPFADVLEDELTRLDLMHDDPLNDALRFSQGSNSNGPKSSSLSQSTTVF, translated from the exons ATGGAAGAAGTAGGATCGCGAAGGCAACATCCGCTAACCAAACTTGGAACTTCTTCGAAAATGAAACCACTTATTAATTTAAAAGTTGATGAATTGTTCATGAAATGGATAAGTTTACCAGAACAAAGCGATTTATTTGCCAAACTTGAGCAAATCAAGGAAAATAGAAATGAAGGGGAGAATTTAAGTACTAACTTTCAAGTACAGAAGActgctaaaaataaaaaagcaaaagaAGTTGCAAACCTTACTATACCAGCTATTATTAAAGATGACTCAAAACCAATGCTGAGTCCTCGTCGGTTTGCTAAAAATGCAAAATCTAGAACAAGTTTAGAAAAATACGAACCTAGCAATCACATTTCCACAAACAGTATTACAGTAGACGCACGGAAATCAATTTTCGTGACTAATAATAATAAGTCAACAAAACCTATCATTCCTCAATTCTATTTTCCATATGGCAAGCCAAATACAATAGCAACGGACAAAACCTTCACAAGAATGATATCCAAAGCTTTTTTAGAGTTGAATACAAAAAGATTAAAACTGTCACAGATGGGTACGGTGTGCAAAGCTTGTGGATGCCCTTTATATTGGaaatcaatattatttaataaagctctTAAACCTGGAAATACGTATGTTACGGAAAGTGGTGTTATCGAAATGTGGAAGTCTGTAGTTTCACTTTATCATGATGAAGCATCAAGATTTGTGAGCCTACTTGCTAAGAAAGACaataaatatttagaatttGATGACCTTATGCCGTTACTTCGTGACGTCGTTGATACACATCCTGGACTTATGTTTCTGAAAGAAGCTCCTGAATTTCACACGCGATATATGAATACTGTAATAGCACGAATATTTTACACAGTGAATCGATCATGGTCTGGAAGAATTTCTGTCAATGAACTTCGGAAAAGtaattttttatctgttttaGCCAACCTGGAAAGTGAACAAGATATAAATGTTGTGACGGATTATTTCTCTTACGAacatttttatgtaatttattgcaaattttgGGAACTTGACAAGGATCATGACCTTGTTATTGACAAGAATGATCTTGCCAGACACTCTGACGGAGTGTTGAGTGGTCGACTTATTGATAGAATTCTGTCTGGAGCTGTAACCAG ATGGAGTGATTCTGCTACTCGGACGCAATGTATGTCATATGTTGATTTTGTTTGGTTTCTCATATCTGAGGAAGATAAGACTACAAATATAAGTATCGAATATTGGTTTcgatgcatggacttggatggagATGGGTTCATCTCTTTGTATGAGatggaatatttttatgaagAACAAATCAGAAAACTTGAGTTGCTTGATATTGAACCTCTTCCATTTGATGACTGTGCATGTCAAATATTGGATATGATACACCCAGCAAAGCCAGAATGCATATCTCTTGTTGATCTAAAAAAATCGCAAATGGCGGGTATTTTCTTTGATACATTcctcaatattgaaaaataccTAGAACATGAACAAAAAGATCCATTTGCAAACTCATTGCTTGATGAAAATGATGAGGCTTTTGAACTTCCAAAGCAATCTGACTGGGAGAAGTATGCTGCAGAGGAGTACGAAGTTCTGGTTGCTGAGGAACAAGCTAACGAAGCAAAAACTACATTTAGTGCTGACAATCCTTTTGCTGATGTTCTAGAAGACGAATTAACTAGATTAGACCTCATGCATGATGATCCACTGAACGATGCTTTACGGTTTAGTCAAGGTTCTAATTCAAACGGTCCCAAATCAAGTTCACTTTCGCAATCGACAacagtattttaa
- the LOC120338889 gene encoding vesicle-associated membrane protein 4-like, with amino-acid sequence MPPKFSRTPNSGRNNGERVGLLDDADSDDDFFLKGPPSGSEKVRQVQRQVGEVVGVMQTNIDKVLDRGERLEDLQDKSENLADTATDFNVRARRLQKRMWWKQMKMKICLGASLVLIILIIVLSVALKARKT; translated from the exons ATGCCACCTAAATTTAGCAGAACACCTAATTCTGGCCGTAATAATGGCGAAAGGGTTGGGTTATTGGATGATGCAGATTCTGATGATGATTTCTTCTTGAAAGGTCCTCCTAGTGGATCTGAAAAG GTTCGGCAAGTGCAACGACAGGTCGGTGAAGTAGTCGGAGTCATGCAAACGAATATTGATAAAGTTTTAGACAGAGGAGAAAGACTTGAAGATTTACAG GACAAGTCTGAAAACCTTGCTGACACAGCGACGGATTTCAATGTAAGAGCAAGAAGGTTGCAGAAGCGAATGTGGTGGAAACAAATGAAGATGAAAATCTGCTTAGGAGCATCTTTAGTTTTAATTATTCTCATTATTGTGTTGTCTGTTGCACTTAAAGCACGCAAGACGTGA